In Juglans microcarpa x Juglans regia isolate MS1-56 chromosome 7D, Jm3101_v1.0, whole genome shotgun sequence, the following are encoded in one genomic region:
- the LOC121239945 gene encoding yrdC domain-containing protein, mitochondrial isoform X6, whose protein sequence is MEKCDVGIENTLGVVRPATEEHAEEAMEALKAGKVIAVPTDTLYGFACDACSLQAVNRIYEIKGRKHTSPLAICVGDVSDIKRFAITDHLPHGLLDSLLPGPVTVILRRGESSILERSLNPGLDTIGVRVPDCNFIRVVARGSGSALALTSANLSGQPSSVCIKDFENQWQHCALVYDGGVLPSGRAGSTIVDLTGPGKFKILRPGSAKEETIAILESHSLLEEATVT, encoded by the exons ATGGAGAAGTGCGATGTGGGTATTGAAAATACGTTGGGGGTGGTTCGCCCTGCCACGGAAGAGCATGCTGAGGAGGCAATGGAAGCTCTTAAAGCTGGCAAGGTTATTGCTGTGCCCACGGATACACTCTACGGATTCGCTTGTGATGCTTG TTCCTTGCAAGCAGTTAATAGGATTTACGAGATTAAAGGACGCAAACACACTAGCCCTCTTGCAATATGTGTTGGGGATGTATCAGATATAAAACGATTCGCTATCACTGACCATTTGCCTCATGGCTTACTTGATTCTCTCCTGCCAGGTCCTGTCACTGTCATACTAAGGCGAG GAGAGTCAAGTATTCTCGAGAGGTCTTTGAACCCAGGATTGGATACTATAGGAGTCCGAGTGCCTGACTGTAACTTTATAAGGGTTGTTGCTCGTGGTTCAGGAAGTGCTCTGGCCCTTACAAGTGCAAATTTAAGTGGGCAACCAAGTAGTGTATGCATCAAAGATTTTGAGAACCAGTGGCAACACTGTGCTCTTGTTTATGATGGTGGTGTGCTTCCATCTGGTCGAGCAGGCTCGACGATTGTGGACCTCACTGGGCCAGGAAAGTTTAAGATTCTTAGACCTGGAAG TGCAAAGGAAGAGACTATTGCAATTCTTGAAAGCCATTCTCTACTAGAAGAAGCAACAGTTACTTGA
- the LOC121239578 gene encoding LOW QUALITY PROTEIN: uncharacterized protein LOC121239578 (The sequence of the model RefSeq protein was modified relative to this genomic sequence to represent the inferred CDS: deleted 1 base in 1 codon) encodes MGTEEKPVSDQGHDLSSCDRPVVVPVQMVEDSMGITEEKQHDHHWKRQNLFLEIPSRTAGESSQDVVGIKMPSTPTPTPTPKRVNFLLTPDSIDERVTASPGPSSSRGRPSIRSLLPKLSFIYRNSSDIEKASNLASEASSTGPQEKPSISRSYSLTKIFTPRMKRTSSLPVTPIAHSNPESAHSGSIGGPPSSSRKGPRLQISRSLSVPVNNKERSLRRMDSFFRVIPSTPRVKEGDLVLNSSPTTDADNNDHDGEDIAEEEAVCRICLVELCEGGETLKMECSCKGELALAHQECAVKWFSIKGNKTCDVCKQEVKNLPVTLLRIQSIRTRNTGGNRVLADVHGYRVWQEVPVLVIISMLAYFCFLEQLLVGNMGTGAIAISLPFSCVLGLLSSMTSSTMVRRRFVWVYASIQFALLVLFAHIFYSLVHLQAVLSILLATFAGIGVAMSGSSILVEFLRWRRMRARSEHYHGSQVMTRPSRFPRLLNSPRRPS; translated from the exons GTGGAAGATTCAATGGGAATAACTGAAGAAAAACAACACGATCACCACTGGAAACGGCAAAATCTCTTCCTAGAGATACCCTCCAGAACAGCAGGAGAGTCCTCTCAGGATGTTGTCGGAATAAAGATGCCCTCAACACCGACACCAACTCCCACTCCCAAGAGAGTAAATTTTCTCCTCACACCTGATTCTATTGACGAAAGAGTTACTGCATCTCCTGGGCCCTCCTCATCTAGAGGCAGACCATCCATAAGAAGCCTTTTACCAAAATTAAGTTTCATTTATCGAAATTCCTCAGATATTGAAAAGGCCTCCAACCTAGCTTCTGAAGCTTCATCTACAGGGCCACAAGAAAAGCCTTCAATCTCAAGGTCATATTCACTTACAAAAATATTCACTCCTAGGATGAAGAGAACATCATCACTTCCGGTGACTCCAATTGCACATTCAAACCCGGAATCTGCACATTCTGGAAGCATTGGTGGACCACCAAGTTCAAGT AGAAAAGGACCCCGGCTGCAGATATCTCGTTCCCTTTCAGTCCCTGTcaacaacaaagaaagaagcCTACGGAGGATGGATTCG TTTTTTCGTGTAATTCCTTCTACACCTCGAGTGAAGGAAGGAGATTTAGTGTTAAATTCATCTCCCACCACTGATGCTG ATAATAATGATCATGATGGTGAAGACATAGCGGAAGAAGAGGCTGTTTGTAGGATTTGTTTGGTTGAACTGTGTGAAGGTGGTGAGACCCTCAAGATGGAATGCAGCTGCAAAGGTGAACTTGCTCTGGCCCACCAAGAATGTGCAGTAAAATGGTTTAGCATCAAGGGCAACAAGACCTGTGACGTGTGCAAGCAAGAGGTTAAGAATTTACCTGTCACTCTGTTACGCATTCAAAGTATTCGAACTCGAAACACTGGAGGAAATAGAGTACTTGCAGATGTTCATGGATACAG GGTTTGGCAGGAGGTTCCAGTACTCGTCATTATCAGCATGCTTGCCTACTTTTGTTTCCTTGAACAGCTACTG GTTGGGAATATGGGTACTGGTGCAATTGCTAtatctcttccattttcttgtGTGCTGGGTCTACTCTCATCCATGACCTCGTCAACCATGG TGAGGAGAAGATTTGTTTGGGTTTATGCATCAATTCAGTTTGCTCTGTTGGTTCTCTTTGCACATATATTTTACTCCTTG GTTCATTTGCAAGCAGTTTTATCAATTCTGCTAGCAACATTTGCTGGGATCGGTGTTGCAATGAGTGGAAGCTCAATTCTTGTTGAATTTTTGAGATGGAGAAGGATGCGAGCTCGGTCAGAGCATTATCATGGTTCACAAGTGATGACTCGACCAAGTCGATTTCCTAGATTGTTAAATTCACCACGGAGGCCCTCCTGA
- the LOC121239945 gene encoding yrdC domain-containing protein, mitochondrial isoform X1 yields the protein MILATGVATATQRLPLLSARALPFLYLRVFPGVPKIGFVPFLYQNRMLTLGVSNKMVQSMEKCDVGIENTLGVVRPATEEHAEEAMEALKAGKVIAVPTDTLYGFACDACSLQAVNRIYEIKGRKHTSPLAICVGDVSDIKRFAITDHLPHGLLDSLLPGPVTVILRRGESSILERSLNPGLDTIGVRVPDCNFIRVVARGSGSALALTSANLSGQPSSVCIKDFENQWQHCALVYDGGVLPSGRAGSTIVDLTGPGKFKILRPGSAKEETIAILESHSLLEEATVT from the exons ATGATTCTTGCAACAGGGGTAGCGACTGCAACACAGAGACTGCCTCTTCTCAGCGCTCGTGCCCTTCCTTTCCTCTATCTCCGAG TGTTTCCAGGTGTGCCCAAGATTGGGTTTGTGCCATTTTTGTACCAGAACCGGATGTTGACTTTGGGTGTTTCGAATAAAATGGTTCAGAGCATGGAGAAGTGCGATGTGGGTATTGAAAATACGTTGGGGGTGGTTCGCCCTGCCACGGAAGAGCATGCTGAGGAGGCAATGGAAGCTCTTAAAGCTGGCAAGGTTATTGCTGTGCCCACGGATACACTCTACGGATTCGCTTGTGATGCTTG TTCCTTGCAAGCAGTTAATAGGATTTACGAGATTAAAGGACGCAAACACACTAGCCCTCTTGCAATATGTGTTGGGGATGTATCAGATATAAAACGATTCGCTATCACTGACCATTTGCCTCATGGCTTACTTGATTCTCTCCTGCCAGGTCCTGTCACTGTCATACTAAGGCGAG GAGAGTCAAGTATTCTCGAGAGGTCTTTGAACCCAGGATTGGATACTATAGGAGTCCGAGTGCCTGACTGTAACTTTATAAGGGTTGTTGCTCGTGGTTCAGGAAGTGCTCTGGCCCTTACAAGTGCAAATTTAAGTGGGCAACCAAGTAGTGTATGCATCAAAGATTTTGAGAACCAGTGGCAACACTGTGCTCTTGTTTATGATGGTGGTGTGCTTCCATCTGGTCGAGCAGGCTCGACGATTGTGGACCTCACTGGGCCAGGAAAGTTTAAGATTCTTAGACCTGGAAG TGCAAAGGAAGAGACTATTGCAATTCTTGAAAGCCATTCTCTACTAGAAGAAGCAACAGTTACTTGA
- the LOC121239945 gene encoding yrdC domain-containing protein, mitochondrial isoform X5: MLTLGVSNKMVQSMEKCDVGIENTLGVVRPATEEHAEEAMEALKAGKVIAVPTDTLYGFACDACSLQAVNRIYEIKGRKHTSPLAICVGDVSDIKRFAITDHLPHGLLDSLLPGPVTVILRRGESSILERSLNPGLDTIGVRVPDCNFIRVVARGSGSALALTSANLSGQPSSVCIKDFENQWQHCALVYDGGVLPSGRAGSTIVDLTGPGKFKILRPGSAKEETIAILESHSLLEEATVT, encoded by the exons ATGTTGACTTTGGGTGTTTCGAATAAAATGGTTCAGAGCATGGAGAAGTGCGATGTGGGTATTGAAAATACGTTGGGGGTGGTTCGCCCTGCCACGGAAGAGCATGCTGAGGAGGCAATGGAAGCTCTTAAAGCTGGCAAGGTTATTGCTGTGCCCACGGATACACTCTACGGATTCGCTTGTGATGCTTG TTCCTTGCAAGCAGTTAATAGGATTTACGAGATTAAAGGACGCAAACACACTAGCCCTCTTGCAATATGTGTTGGGGATGTATCAGATATAAAACGATTCGCTATCACTGACCATTTGCCTCATGGCTTACTTGATTCTCTCCTGCCAGGTCCTGTCACTGTCATACTAAGGCGAG GAGAGTCAAGTATTCTCGAGAGGTCTTTGAACCCAGGATTGGATACTATAGGAGTCCGAGTGCCTGACTGTAACTTTATAAGGGTTGTTGCTCGTGGTTCAGGAAGTGCTCTGGCCCTTACAAGTGCAAATTTAAGTGGGCAACCAAGTAGTGTATGCATCAAAGATTTTGAGAACCAGTGGCAACACTGTGCTCTTGTTTATGATGGTGGTGTGCTTCCATCTGGTCGAGCAGGCTCGACGATTGTGGACCTCACTGGGCCAGGAAAGTTTAAGATTCTTAGACCTGGAAG TGCAAAGGAAGAGACTATTGCAATTCTTGAAAGCCATTCTCTACTAGAAGAAGCAACAGTTACTTGA
- the LOC121239945 gene encoding yrdC domain-containing protein, mitochondrial isoform X2, producing MILATGVATATQRLPLLSARALPFLYLRGVPKIGFVPFLYQNRMLTLGVSNKMVQSMEKCDVGIENTLGVVRPATEEHAEEAMEALKAGKVIAVPTDTLYGFACDACSLQAVNRIYEIKGRKHTSPLAICVGDVSDIKRFAITDHLPHGLLDSLLPGPVTVILRRGESSILERSLNPGLDTIGVRVPDCNFIRVVARGSGSALALTSANLSGQPSSVCIKDFENQWQHCALVYDGGVLPSGRAGSTIVDLTGPGKFKILRPGSAKEETIAILESHSLLEEATVT from the exons ATGATTCTTGCAACAGGGGTAGCGACTGCAACACAGAGACTGCCTCTTCTCAGCGCTCGTGCCCTTCCTTTCCTCTATCTCCGAG GTGTGCCCAAGATTGGGTTTGTGCCATTTTTGTACCAGAACCGGATGTTGACTTTGGGTGTTTCGAATAAAATGGTTCAGAGCATGGAGAAGTGCGATGTGGGTATTGAAAATACGTTGGGGGTGGTTCGCCCTGCCACGGAAGAGCATGCTGAGGAGGCAATGGAAGCTCTTAAAGCTGGCAAGGTTATTGCTGTGCCCACGGATACACTCTACGGATTCGCTTGTGATGCTTG TTCCTTGCAAGCAGTTAATAGGATTTACGAGATTAAAGGACGCAAACACACTAGCCCTCTTGCAATATGTGTTGGGGATGTATCAGATATAAAACGATTCGCTATCACTGACCATTTGCCTCATGGCTTACTTGATTCTCTCCTGCCAGGTCCTGTCACTGTCATACTAAGGCGAG GAGAGTCAAGTATTCTCGAGAGGTCTTTGAACCCAGGATTGGATACTATAGGAGTCCGAGTGCCTGACTGTAACTTTATAAGGGTTGTTGCTCGTGGTTCAGGAAGTGCTCTGGCCCTTACAAGTGCAAATTTAAGTGGGCAACCAAGTAGTGTATGCATCAAAGATTTTGAGAACCAGTGGCAACACTGTGCTCTTGTTTATGATGGTGGTGTGCTTCCATCTGGTCGAGCAGGCTCGACGATTGTGGACCTCACTGGGCCAGGAAAGTTTAAGATTCTTAGACCTGGAAG TGCAAAGGAAGAGACTATTGCAATTCTTGAAAGCCATTCTCTACTAGAAGAAGCAACAGTTACTTGA
- the LOC121239945 gene encoding yrdC domain-containing protein, mitochondrial isoform X3: MILATGVATATQRLPLLSARALPFLYLRGDLSYHYPHPHSMEKCDVGIENTLGVVRPATEEHAEEAMEALKAGKVIAVPTDTLYGFACDACSLQAVNRIYEIKGRKHTSPLAICVGDVSDIKRFAITDHLPHGLLDSLLPGPVTVILRRGESSILERSLNPGLDTIGVRVPDCNFIRVVARGSGSALALTSANLSGQPSSVCIKDFENQWQHCALVYDGGVLPSGRAGSTIVDLTGPGKFKILRPGSAKEETIAILESHSLLEEATVT, from the exons ATGATTCTTGCAACAGGGGTAGCGACTGCAACACAGAGACTGCCTCTTCTCAGCGCTCGTGCCCTTCCTTTCCTCTATCTCCGAGGTGATCTCTCATATCACTACCCGCATCCACAC AGCATGGAGAAGTGCGATGTGGGTATTGAAAATACGTTGGGGGTGGTTCGCCCTGCCACGGAAGAGCATGCTGAGGAGGCAATGGAAGCTCTTAAAGCTGGCAAGGTTATTGCTGTGCCCACGGATACACTCTACGGATTCGCTTGTGATGCTTG TTCCTTGCAAGCAGTTAATAGGATTTACGAGATTAAAGGACGCAAACACACTAGCCCTCTTGCAATATGTGTTGGGGATGTATCAGATATAAAACGATTCGCTATCACTGACCATTTGCCTCATGGCTTACTTGATTCTCTCCTGCCAGGTCCTGTCACTGTCATACTAAGGCGAG GAGAGTCAAGTATTCTCGAGAGGTCTTTGAACCCAGGATTGGATACTATAGGAGTCCGAGTGCCTGACTGTAACTTTATAAGGGTTGTTGCTCGTGGTTCAGGAAGTGCTCTGGCCCTTACAAGTGCAAATTTAAGTGGGCAACCAAGTAGTGTATGCATCAAAGATTTTGAGAACCAGTGGCAACACTGTGCTCTTGTTTATGATGGTGGTGTGCTTCCATCTGGTCGAGCAGGCTCGACGATTGTGGACCTCACTGGGCCAGGAAAGTTTAAGATTCTTAGACCTGGAAG TGCAAAGGAAGAGACTATTGCAATTCTTGAAAGCCATTCTCTACTAGAAGAAGCAACAGTTACTTGA
- the LOC121239945 gene encoding yrdC domain-containing protein, mitochondrial isoform X4, translating into MILATGVATATQRLPLLSARALPFLYLRVFPGVPKIGFVPFLYQNRMLTLGVSNKMVQSMEKCDVGIENTLGVVRPATEEHAEEAMEALKAGKVIAVPTDTLYGFACDACSLQAVNRIYEIKGRKHTSPLAICVGDVSDIKRFAITDHLPHGLLDSLLPGPVTVILRRGESSILERSLNPGLDTIGVRVPDCNFIRVVARGSGSALALTSANLSGQPSSVCIKDFENQWQHCALVYDGGVLPSGRAGSTIVDLTGPGKFKILRPGSHS; encoded by the exons ATGATTCTTGCAACAGGGGTAGCGACTGCAACACAGAGACTGCCTCTTCTCAGCGCTCGTGCCCTTCCTTTCCTCTATCTCCGAG TGTTTCCAGGTGTGCCCAAGATTGGGTTTGTGCCATTTTTGTACCAGAACCGGATGTTGACTTTGGGTGTTTCGAATAAAATGGTTCAGAGCATGGAGAAGTGCGATGTGGGTATTGAAAATACGTTGGGGGTGGTTCGCCCTGCCACGGAAGAGCATGCTGAGGAGGCAATGGAAGCTCTTAAAGCTGGCAAGGTTATTGCTGTGCCCACGGATACACTCTACGGATTCGCTTGTGATGCTTG TTCCTTGCAAGCAGTTAATAGGATTTACGAGATTAAAGGACGCAAACACACTAGCCCTCTTGCAATATGTGTTGGGGATGTATCAGATATAAAACGATTCGCTATCACTGACCATTTGCCTCATGGCTTACTTGATTCTCTCCTGCCAGGTCCTGTCACTGTCATACTAAGGCGAG GAGAGTCAAGTATTCTCGAGAGGTCTTTGAACCCAGGATTGGATACTATAGGAGTCCGAGTGCCTGACTGTAACTTTATAAGGGTTGTTGCTCGTGGTTCAGGAAGTGCTCTGGCCCTTACAAGTGCAAATTTAAGTGGGCAACCAAGTAGTGTATGCATCAAAGATTTTGAGAACCAGTGGCAACACTGTGCTCTTGTTTATGATGGTGGTGTGCTTCCATCTGGTCGAGCAGGCTCGACGATTGTGGACCTCACTGGGCCAGGAAAGTTTAAGATTCTTAGACCTGGAAG TCATTCTTGA